The Montipora capricornis isolate CH-2021 chromosome 1, ASM3666992v2, whole genome shotgun sequence genome contains a region encoding:
- the LOC138053799 gene encoding uncharacterized protein has product MKLLAMKYRETQSEFFGMRGMNWHFSAVVHSSEHSNCKPTECEYQIHAYIAVFDSCKQDWFYVCCILEEVLGTVKETHPSVKRAILRSDNAGCYHNSALLSTINSTSKRSGIEVVRYDFSDPLAGKDLCDRRIAPCKQRLRNYVAENNDIQTAQDVKNALESPPSITGTRVAVCTVDPSQMSTKVASNKIPNITKYNNFSFKRDIITVWQAYGIGAGQKIPNSIFTYTQDTSGLRRVGEWSQESIITTQRRQAGAGTKDPLNLVATFPCMEPACIQTFSTLQKADGHMDTGRHVLLQEKKSVYDTIRRRWASIATSVKGQSQKPICSDYQSDAAIAGGLQGTPGEAQLGWALKKTKANVRM; this is encoded by the coding sequence ATGAAGCTTCTTGCTATGAAATACAGAGAAACACAGTCAGAGTTTTTTGGCATGAGAGGAATGAATTGGCATTTTTCAGCAGTTGTTCATTCATCTGAGCACTCCAATTGCAAGCCAACAGAATGCGAATACCAAATCCACGCTTACATAGCCGTATTTGACAGTTGTAAACAGGATTGGTTTTATGTTTGTTGCATTCTTGAAGAGGTTCTAGGCACCGTCAAAGAAACGCATCCTTCCGTGAAAAGAGCAATACTAAGAAGTGACAATGCAGGATGCTATCACAATTCCGCCCTGTTGTCCACAATAAATTCCACCAGTAAGCGTAGTGGAATAGAGGTTGTTAGGTACGATTTTTCTGATCCACTGGCGGGCAAAGATCTATGTGACCGACGAATAGCTCCGTGCAAGCAGCGTCTGAGGAATTATGTGGCAGAGAATAACGACATACAGACAGCCCAAGATGTAAAGAATGCACTTGAATCACCCCCCAGCATCACAGGAACTCGAGTAGCAGTGTGCACAGTAGATCCCTCTCAGATGTCTACAAAAGTTGCTTCTAACAAGATTCCAAATATCACAAAGTACAACAACTTCTCCTTTAAGAGAGACATTATCACAGTCTGGCAAGCCTATGGCATTGGGGCAGGTCAAAAGATACCTAATTCAATTTTTACGTATACACAAGATACGTCAGGGCTGAGGAGAGTGGGTGAATGGTCACAAGAATCCATTATTACAACGCAGAGAAGACAGGCAGGGGCTGGAACTAAAGATCCTCTTAACCTGGTCGCCACGTTCCCATGTATGGAACCAGCATGCATCCAAACGTTTAGCACGCTACAAAAGGCTGATGGTCACATGGATACCGGGCGTCATGTCCTGCTACAAGAGAAAAAATCCGTGTATGACACAATCCGCCGACGGTGGGCGTCAATTGCCACGTCTGTAAAGGGTCAGAGCCAAAAACCTATCTGCTCTGATTACCAATCCGATGCAGCAATTGCTGGTGGTCTTCAAGGAACCCCTGGTGAGGCACAACTGGGATGGGCtctaaaaaagacaaaagccaATGTTAGAATGTAA
- the LOC138046530 gene encoding transmembrane protease serine 9-like has translation MFVLLILLVNFLAPSLTQECGKKPLGSRIVGGEEARAHSWPWQLSLRIGSSHTCGASLLNQNWALTAAHCVYRSSDPSRYTLLLGAHNRGRGEQVNLKRVIKHPQFSMQHLRHDVALLQLARPAQLSNKVGTICLPKHGSRVVTETLCYVSGWGRINASTNQLATNLKQALAPVAEHSRCRRTNGGIVDENSMVCVGGNGSSVCNGDSGGPLSCLENGKWVVRGAASWVTSRTCPGKTFSVYARVSSYVNWINGYIASGGSGGGGASGGSGRACQDKRSSCNRWANSGYCKGKYERFMTANCPKSCKLCGGGGGGGGGGGGGGAGGGGGGGGGGGVASVSTKCGYKPSARIVGGTEAPKGAWPWQAQVRSTSGFTFCGGTLVNPEWVVTAAHCTSERTASQIRIRLGAHYRSSTTGTEQDFTVERIINHESYRKPRGLAHDIALLKLSKAAEMTKTVGLACLPDHSNSLQEIDGKNCWVTGFGTLSSGGSLAKVLMQVSVPIVTQPTCKSAYGSSIHDSMVCAGLAKGGKDSCQGDSGGPMVCEQNGKYFLEGVVSWGSGCASPGKYGVYSRVRYLKEWVDKKMTSF, from the exons AGTGCGGCAAGAAACCTCTAGGGTCTCGAATCGTTGGAGGCGAGGAAGCCCGAGCTCATTCTTGGCCATGGCAGTTATCCTTGCGTATTGGCTCCAGTCACACCTGCGGAGCGTCTCTTCTAAACCAAAACTGGGCCTTGACAGCCGCCCATTGCGTTTATAGAAGCAGTGACCCGTCTAGATACACATTACTTTTGG GTGCTCACAACAGGGGGAGAGGTGAACAAGTTAATTTAAAAAGAGTCATCAAACATCCTCAATTCAGCATGCAACATTTGCGCCACGATGTTGCTCTGTTGCAGTTGGCGCGACCAGCACAACTTAGCAATAAAGTTGGTACCATCTGTCTGCCCAAACACGGATCTCGCGTCGTTACAGAAACCCTTTGTTATGTTTCAG GATGGGGCCGCATCAACGCATCAACCAATCAGCTTGCTACTAATCTCAAACAAGCCCTCGCTCCAGTGGCAGAACACAGCCGGTGCAGGAGGACAAATGGAGGAATTGTAGATGAGAACTCAATGGTCTGCGTAGGAGGAAATGGAAGTAGCGTCTGCAATGGTGACAGCGGTGGACCCCTATCCTGTTTGGAGAATGGAAAGTGGGTCGTCCGGGGAGCGGCCTCTTGGGTGACAAGCAGAACTTGTCCTGGAAAGACGTTCTCTGTGTACGCTAGAGTCAGCTCTTACGTGAACTGGATCAATGGTTACATCGCAA GCGGCGGAAGTGGAGGTGGAGGAGCTAGTGGCGGCAGTGGTAGAG CTTGTCAGGACAAAAGAAGCAGTTGCAACAGGTGGGCCAATAGCGGATATTGTAAAGGTAAATATGAAAGGTTCATGACGGCAAACTGCCCGAAAAGTTGCAAACTTTGCGGAGGCGGAGGCGGAGGCGGAGGCGGAGGCGGAGGCGGAGGCGCAGGCGGAGGCGGAGGCGGAGGCGGAGGCGGTGGCGTTGCTAGTGTGTCAACGAAATGTGGCTACAAACCATCTGCTCGGATTGTGGGCGGCACCGAGGCTCCAAAAGGCGCTTGGCCGTGGCAGGCACAAGTTCGTTCAACGTCTGGTTTTACGTTCTGCGGTGGCACTTTAGTAAACCCCGAATGGGTGGTGACGGCTGCGCACTGCACGAGTGAGAGAACGGCATCACAGATACGTATCAG GCTAGGAGCTCATTATCGCTCAAGCACTACAGGGACTGAACAAGATTTCACAGTCGAAAGAATCATCAATCACGAATCATACAGGAAGCCGAGAGGTCTGGCCCACGACATTGCCCTGTTGAAACTGAGCAAGGCTGCAGAAATGACCAAAACCGTTGGATTGGCTTGTTTGCCAGATCATAGCAACAGTTTGCAAGAGATCGATGGCAAGAATTGCTGGGTGACAG gttttggAACCTTATCGTCAGGGGGGTCCCTCGCTAAGGTCCTCATGCAAGTTTCTGTGCCGATTGTCACGCAACCTACATGCAAGAGTGCTTATGGTTCAAGCATTCACGATTCCATGGTCTGTGCTGGACTTGCCAAGGGCGGCAAAGACTCTTGTCAGGGCGATTCTGGGGGACCCATGGTCTGTGAACAAAACGGCAAGTACTTCCTTGAGGGAGTGGTGTCTTGGGGAAGTGGTTGCGCATCTCCTGGCAAATATGGCGTCTATTCCAGGGTCCGCTACTTGAAGGAATGGGTTGATAAAAAAATGACGAGTTTCTGA